From Acinetobacter sp. ASP199, the proteins below share one genomic window:
- a CDS encoding SDR family NAD(P)-dependent oxidoreductase, translated as MKNFNNKVAAITGAGSGIGQQLAVLLAKQGCHLALSDVNEEGLAKTVELLKDSNVRVTIKKVNVANLEEMRTWATEVEQDHGSVNMIFNNAGVALGSTVEGASYDELEWIVGVNFWGVVYGTKEFLPLIKKTGDGHIINISSLFGLTAQPTQSGYNATKFAVRGFTESLRQELDIENCGVSALCVHPGGIRTNIANAAKMNDSLKALGMNPEKSARSFNKLLRCPPEEAARQILDAVQKDKRRLLIGNDAKTIDLIQRILPTGYQKVTAFATKLGKSKKSA; from the coding sequence ATGAAAAATTTTAATAATAAAGTTGCTGCGATTACCGGTGCCGGTTCTGGTATTGGTCAGCAATTGGCAGTTTTATTGGCGAAACAGGGCTGTCATCTGGCATTAAGCGATGTCAATGAAGAGGGTCTGGCGAAAACGGTTGAGCTGTTAAAAGATTCTAATGTACGTGTAACGATCAAAAAGGTGAATGTCGCGAATCTTGAAGAAATGCGTACTTGGGCGACTGAGGTGGAACAGGACCATGGCAGCGTGAATATGATCTTCAACAATGCTGGTGTGGCTTTAGGTTCGACTGTAGAAGGCGCGAGTTATGACGAGCTGGAATGGATTGTTGGCGTCAACTTCTGGGGCGTGGTGTATGGTACCAAGGAATTCCTGCCACTGATCAAGAAGACGGGCGATGGTCATATCATCAATATTTCCAGTCTGTTTGGTCTAACTGCACAGCCAACACAATCTGGCTATAACGCCACCAAGTTTGCAGTACGTGGCTTTACCGAATCCTTACGTCAGGAACTGGATATCGAAAACTGCGGTGTTAGCGCGCTGTGTGTACATCCTGGTGGTATTCGTACCAACATTGCCAACGCGGCCAAAATGAATGACAGCCTAAAAGCCTTAGGTATGAATCCTGAAAAGTCTGCACGTAGCTTCAATAAATTACTGCGTTGTCCACCTGAAGAAGCGGCACGTCAGATTCTGGATGCAGTGCAGAAAGATAAACGCCGTCTGCTGATTGGTAATGATGCCAAAACCATCGATCTGATTCAGCGAATTCTACCGACGGGCTATCAGAAGGTCACAGCTTTTGCCACCAAGCTAGGTAAATCGAAAAAATCAGCTTAG
- a CDS encoding LLM class flavin-dependent oxidoreductase, whose product MAKRQIKLGAFIPTTSQHAAGWRHPESRPQNHLSLDYAIELAKTAERGLFDAYFLADGLAVNWSHGASKHNKNVGYSDKVVGFEPVTLFAAISAVTKNIGFIATASTTYEEPYLLARKYASLDHISKGRAAWNVVTTISTETARNFGFSAHPDAQVRYERADEFIEIVQKLWDSWEDDAFLYDKESGHFFDAAKQHEPLHKGKYFNVQGALNVPRPPQGYPVIVQAGQSEDGRELAAKYAEVIFTAQQSLTEAQAFYRDVKGRLAKYGRHADDLKVMPGVSVFVAKTEQEAKEKYALLNSLIHPDVGLGLLSGLAGDLDLSNYDLDAPFPELEGIEIKSSRQQMMINIAQKHNFSIRQLYEYVASARGHWTLIGTPEQVVDQLQEWFENDAADGFNVLPPTTPAGLNDFIDFIVPELQRRGLFRTEYEGSTLRENLGLKRPENQYLSAQHHTAVAS is encoded by the coding sequence ATGGCCAAACGACAAATTAAACTGGGTGCTTTCATTCCAACAACTTCGCAACATGCGGCAGGTTGGCGACACCCAGAGTCTCGTCCTCAGAACCATTTAAGTCTTGATTATGCAATTGAATTAGCAAAAACTGCTGAACGCGGTCTGTTTGATGCTTATTTCCTTGCCGATGGTTTGGCAGTTAACTGGAGTCATGGCGCTTCTAAGCATAATAAAAATGTAGGCTACAGTGACAAAGTCGTCGGTTTTGAACCCGTGACCTTATTTGCTGCCATTTCAGCAGTCACCAAAAATATTGGCTTTATTGCTACTGCTTCAACTACCTATGAAGAACCCTATCTATTAGCGCGCAAATATGCCTCTTTAGACCATATCAGTAAGGGCCGTGCTGCATGGAATGTTGTAACCACTATTTCTACTGAAACTGCGCGTAACTTTGGTTTTAGTGCACATCCGGATGCCCAAGTCCGTTATGAGCGTGCGGATGAATTTATTGAAATCGTGCAGAAACTCTGGGATTCCTGGGAAGATGATGCTTTCCTCTACGATAAAGAAAGCGGTCATTTCTTTGATGCCGCGAAACAGCATGAACCGCTACATAAAGGGAAATATTTTAATGTCCAAGGCGCACTCAATGTCCCTCGTCCACCACAAGGCTATCCGGTCATTGTGCAGGCAGGTCAGTCTGAAGATGGACGTGAACTGGCAGCCAAGTATGCTGAAGTCATTTTCACAGCCCAACAAAGTTTAACTGAGGCCCAAGCCTTCTATCGGGATGTTAAAGGGCGTTTAGCCAAATATGGCCGTCATGCGGATGACCTGAAAGTAATGCCAGGGGTATCGGTATTTGTCGCTAAAACCGAACAGGAAGCCAAAGAAAAATATGCATTGCTGAACAGCTTGATTCACCCGGATGTGGGTTTAGGACTTCTTTCTGGCTTAGCAGGTGATCTTGATCTTTCAAACTATGATCTGGATGCGCCTTTCCCGGAACTGGAAGGGATTGAAATCAAATCCAGTCGTCAGCAAATGATGATCAATATTGCACAGAAACATAACTTCAGTATTCGTCAGCTCTATGAATATGTTGCTTCTGCACGTGGTCACTGGACACTGATCGGGACACCTGAACAGGTCGTTGACCAGTTGCAGGAATGGTTTGAAAATGACGCTGCGGATGGCTTTAATGTGTTGCCACCGACGACACCTGCCGGCTTGAATGATTTCATCGATTTCATTGTACCGGAGTTACAACGCCGTGGCCTGTTCCGGACTGAATATGAAGGCAGTACGCTACGTGAAAACCTGGGGCTGAAACGTCCGGAAAATCAGTACCTCAGTGCTCAACATCATACAGCTGTAGCCTCTTAG
- the phoB gene encoding phosphate regulon transcriptional regulator PhoB, translated as MKDDYILIVDDELPIREMIHTALDMAGFNCLEAEDAKQAHQMIVDQRPALILLDWMMPGGVSGVDLCRRLKRDETLSEIPVIMLTARGEEDHKVQGLDAGADDYMTKPFSTRELVSRIKAVLRRTNSLNGEKSIEANGLLLDPASQRVSFNDTILDMGPTEYRLLAFFMTHPERAYTRAQLLDQVWGGNVYIEDRTIDVHIRRLRKVLEPYGADRYVQTVRGTGYRFSTRIDVALG; from the coding sequence GTGAAAGATGACTACATTTTAATCGTCGATGATGAGCTTCCAATTCGGGAAATGATCCATACGGCACTGGATATGGCAGGCTTTAATTGTCTAGAAGCAGAAGATGCCAAACAGGCCCATCAAATGATTGTAGATCAGCGTCCAGCATTGATCCTGCTGGACTGGATGATGCCCGGTGGAGTTAGCGGCGTAGACTTATGCCGTCGCCTGAAACGCGATGAAACCCTGTCAGAAATCCCAGTCATTATGCTCACTGCACGGGGCGAAGAAGATCATAAGGTTCAAGGTCTGGATGCTGGTGCAGATGACTACATGACCAAGCCATTTTCTACCCGCGAACTGGTATCTCGTATCAAAGCCGTACTGCGCCGTACCAATAGCTTGAATGGTGAAAAAAGTATTGAAGCCAATGGCTTGCTACTTGATCCTGCAAGCCAGCGTGTCAGCTTTAATGATACTATCCTGGATATGGGTCCGACCGAATATCGTCTGCTGGCCTTCTTCATGACCCATCCAGAACGTGCCTATACTCGTGCCCAGCTTCTGGATCAGGTTTGGGGTGGCAATGTATATATTGAAGACCGGACCATTGATGTGCATATCCGTCGCCTGCGCAAAGTGCTGGAACCGTATGGTGCCGACCGTTATGTACAGACTGTACGCGGAACCGGCTACCGCTTTTCGACCCGTATTGATGTTGCACTCGGTTAA
- a CDS encoding TetR family transcriptional regulator, with product MTNSVIPEKKQQKAVAKERQFKGLSMAERQQARREKLIEAGIQAYGTHGFFSVTVKDICTEAKLTERYFYESFKKSEHLFQTIFLKLIDELQQNVMQAMMQASSDPKKMIEAGLTALLTTLRDNPRMARIIYIDAMLVQELHNQATIHETMGRFDRMIQAFVMLMMPNLSRSEREISLVSTGLNGYVTQIAIRWVMSGFKQSMEEVLSSCSIVFLALFESFSDKK from the coding sequence ATGACCAATTCGGTAATTCCTGAGAAAAAACAACAAAAAGCAGTGGCGAAGGAACGTCAGTTTAAAGGTCTGTCTATGGCTGAACGCCAGCAGGCACGCCGGGAAAAGCTGATTGAAGCCGGTATTCAGGCTTACGGTACACATGGTTTTTTTTCTGTAACTGTCAAAGATATCTGTACTGAAGCCAAGCTGACCGAACGCTATTTCTATGAATCTTTCAAGAAAAGTGAGCATCTGTTTCAGACCATCTTCCTGAAATTGATCGATGAATTACAGCAAAATGTCATGCAGGCAATGATGCAAGCCTCTTCTGATCCTAAAAAGATGATCGAAGCTGGTCTGACTGCCCTGCTCACTACCTTGCGAGATAATCCACGTATGGCTCGGATTATTTATATCGATGCCATGCTGGTGCAGGAACTGCATAATCAGGCCACCATTCACGAAACCATGGGGCGTTTTGACCGCATGATTCAGGCCTTTGTCATGCTGATGATGCCGAATCTGAGCCGTTCCGAGCGGGAAATTTCTCTGGTATCGACAGGCTTAAATGGTTATGTCACCCAGATCGCGATTCGCTGGGTCATGAGCGGTTTTAAACAGTCCATGGAAGAGGTCTTGTCCTCATGTAGTATTGTCTTCCTGGCCCTATTTGAATCTTTTTCAGATAAGAAATAA